One part of the Kryptolebias marmoratus isolate JLee-2015 linkage group LG13, ASM164957v2, whole genome shotgun sequence genome encodes these proteins:
- the LOC108248487 gene encoding tripartite motif-containing protein 16-like, which translates to MAQKGVQLDQESFICSICLDLLKEPVTTPCGHSYCMNCIKSFWDEEDQKGIHSCPQCRKTFVPRPVLEKSTMLAVLMEQLKKTGLRAAPADHCYAGPEQVACDVCAGRKLKAIKSCSVCLASYCEKHLQPHYDSATFRKHVLVEPSENLQENVCSLHNELTKMFCRTDQQCICYLCSVDEHKGHDLVSAAAERTERQSELKVRRDKILQKILDNEKDVKLLQEEVETINQTADKTVEESERIFTELIRLIQDRLSDVKQQIRSQQETEVSRVKEVQEKLEREITELKREDAELKRLSNTEDPNQFLRNYPSVSALSESTHSSSINIRPWRGFKDVTSAALELRDKLQDVLRDNWTNISLTLTDVDVLLSQPETKSRADFLKYSCELTLDPNTAHTQLVLSEGNRKVSFTGQHQSYSSHPNRFTNWNQVMSRESLTGRCYWEVEYGTVVYIAVTYKNINRAGGGSDCGFGRNDKSWALYYFCDCYQFLHNNIFTSMSSLKSSKVGVYLDHSAGILSFYSVSDTMTLLHRVQTTFTQPLYAGLWVYGAGSTAKFCKLT; encoded by the coding sequence ATGGCACAGAAAGGAGTTCAGCTGGACCAGGAAAGCTTCATTTGTTCGATCTGTCTGGATCTACTGAAGGAGCCAGTCACTACCCCCTGTGGACACAGCTACTGCATGAACTGTATTAAAAGCTTCTGGGATGAAGAGGACCAGAAAGGAATCCACAGCTGCCCCCAATGCAGGAAAACCTTCGTACCGAGGCCTGTCCTGGAGAAAAGCACAATGTTAGCAGTTTTAATGGAGCAGCTAAAGAAGACAGGACTCCGAGCTGCTCCTGCTGATCACTGCTACGCTGGACCTGAACAAGTGGCCTGCGATGTCTGCGCTGGAAGAAAATTGAAAGCCATCAAGTCCTGTTCAGTTTGTCTGGCCTCTTACTGTGAGAAACACCTTCAGCCTCATTATGACTCAGCTACATTTAGGAAACACGTGCTGGTGGAACCCTCTGAGAACCTCCAGGAGAATGTCTGCTCCCTTCACAACGAGTTGACAAAGATGTTCTGTCGTACTGATCAGCAGTGTATCTGTTACCTCTGCTCTGTGGATGAACATAAAGGCCACGACCTGGTTTCAGCTGCAGCCGAGAGGACTGAGAGGCAGAGCGAGCTCAAGGTGAGACGAGACAAAATCCTTCAGAAAATCCTGGACAATGAGAAAGATGTGAAGCTGCTTCAAGAAGAGGTGGAGACCATCAATCAGACTGCTGATAAAACAGTGGAGGAGAGTGAAAGGATCTTCACTGAGCTGATCCGTCTCATCCAGGACAGACTCTCTGATGTGAAGCAGCAGATTAGGTCCCAGCAGGAAACTGAGGTGAGTCGAGTCAAAGAGgttcaggagaagctggagcgGGAGATCACTGAGCTGAAAAGGGAGGACGCCGAGCTGAAGCGGCTCTCAAACACGGAGGATCCCAACCAGTTTCTGCGCAATTACCCCTCAGTGTCAGCACTCAGCGAGTCTACACACTCATCCAGCATCAACATCCGTCCTTGGAGGGGTTTCAAGGACGTGACATCAGCTGCGTTagagctcagagacaaactACAGGATGTTCTGAGAGACAACTGGACAAACATCTCACTGACGCTCACTGACGTGGATGTTTTACTGTCACAACCGGAGACAAAGAGCAGAGCTGACTTCTTAAAATATTCATGTGAACTCACACTGGATCcaaacacagcacacacacagctggtaCTGTCAGAGGGGAACAGGAAGGTGTCATTTACTGGACAACATCAGTCCTATTCTAGTCACCCAAACAGATTCACTAATTGGAATCAAGTTATGAGTAGAGAGAGTCTGACAGGACGCTGCTACTGGGAGGTAGAATATGGAACAGTGGTTTATATTGCAGTCACCTACAAGAATATCAACAGAGCAGGGGGTGGAAGTGACTGTGGATTTGGACGCAATGACAAATCTTGGGCATTATATTATTTCTGTGATTGTTATCAATTTTTGCACAATAACATCTTTACCTCTATGTCAAGCCTTAAGTCCTCTAAAGTAGGAGTGTACCTGGATCACAGTGCAGGAATTCTGTCCTTCTACAGCGTCTCTGACACCATGACTCTcctccacagagtccagaccacATTCACTCAGCCGCTCTATGCTGGACTTTGGGTTTACGGTGCTGGAAGCACAGCTAAGTTCTGTAAACTCACATAA